From one Amia ocellicauda isolate fAmiCal2 chromosome 17, fAmiCal2.hap1, whole genome shotgun sequence genomic stretch:
- the decr2 gene encoding peroxisomal 2,4-dienoyl-CoA reductase [(3E)-enoyl-CoA-producing] isoform X1, which produces MAENQLQEAGNGDQMMPEDVETDDCLASYTHLYSPDLLKDNVAFVTGGGSGIGFRIAEVLMRHGCDTVIASRNQERLSEAAKKLSAATGRHCLALSLDVRQPETITAAVEETLKEFGRIDILVNNAAGNFLCPASSLSFNAFKTVMEIDTLGTFNTSKVVYEKWLKDHGGSVVNISATLSYRGQALQVHAGSAKAAIDAMTRHLAVEWGPSGVRVNSLAPGPISGTEGYRRLGGVSAQSSGAFQSIPLQRAGNKTEIAHGVLYLASRAASYVTGASLVVDGGSWLTSANGLPALLGIASSHSAKL; this is translated from the exons ATGGCCGAGAATCAGCTGCAGGAGGCGGGTAACGGGGACCAGATGATGCCGGAGGACGTGGAGACGGACGACTGCCTGGCCAGCTACACCCACCTCTACAGCCCCGACCTGCTCAA GGACAACGTGGCCTTCGTCACCGGAGGGGGGTCCGGCATCGGCTTCCGCATCGCTGAGGTCCTCATGAG GCACGGCTGTGACACGGTGATCGCCAGTAGGAATCAAGAACGCCTTTCAGAG GCAGCCAAGAAGCTGAGTGCGGCCACGGGGCGCCACTGCCTGGCCCTGTCCCTGGACGTGCGGCAGCCCGAGACCATCACCGCCGCTGTGGAGGAGACCCTCAAGGAGTTCGGGAGAATCGACATCCTCGTGAACA ACGCCGCGGGTAACTTCCTGTGCCCGGCCAGCTCCCTGTCCTTCAACGCCTTCAAGACCGTGATGGAAATCGACACGTTGGGCACCTTCAACACCAGCAAGGTGGTCTACGAGAAGTGGCTCAAG gaTCATGGTGGCTCGGTCGTCAACATCTCTGCCACCCTGAGCTATCGAGGCCAGGCGCTGCAGGTGCATGCTGGGTCTGCCAAGGCTGCCATTG ATGCCATGACCCGACACTTGGCGGTGGAGTGGGGGCCAAGCGGCGTGCGGGTGAACAGCCTGGCCCCCGGACCCATCTCGGGCACGGAGGGTTACCGCAGACTGG GCGGTGTCTCGGCGCAGTCCAGCGGGGCGTTCCAGTCCATCCCCCTGCAGCGGGCGGGCAACAAGACGGAGATCGCCCACGGCGTGCTGTACCTGGCCAGCCGTGCCGCCTCCTACGTGACGGGAGCCAGCCTGGTGGTGGACGGGGGCAGCTGGCTCACTTCAGCCAACGGCCTCCCTGCGCTCCTTGGTATAGCCTCCTCCCACTCTGCTAAACTCTGA
- the decr2 gene encoding peroxisomal 2,4-dienoyl-CoA reductase [(3E)-enoyl-CoA-producing] isoform X2, whose amino-acid sequence MAENQLQEAGNGDQMMPEDVETDDCLASYTHLYSPDLLKDNVAFVTGGGSGIGFRIAEVLMRHGCDTVIASRNQERLSEAAKKLSAATGRHCLALSLDVRQPETITAAVEETLKEFGRIDILVNNAAGNFLCPASSLSFNAFKTVMEIDTLGTFNTSKVVYEKWLKDHGGSVVNISATLSYRGQALQVHAGSAKAAIDAMTRHLAVEWGPSGVRVNSLAPGPISGTEGYRRLGGVSAQSSGAFQSIPLQRAGNKTEIAHGVLYLASRAASYVTGASLVVDGGSWLTSANGLPALLDSADLNKDK is encoded by the exons ATGGCCGAGAATCAGCTGCAGGAGGCGGGTAACGGGGACCAGATGATGCCGGAGGACGTGGAGACGGACGACTGCCTGGCCAGCTACACCCACCTCTACAGCCCCGACCTGCTCAA GGACAACGTGGCCTTCGTCACCGGAGGGGGGTCCGGCATCGGCTTCCGCATCGCTGAGGTCCTCATGAG GCACGGCTGTGACACGGTGATCGCCAGTAGGAATCAAGAACGCCTTTCAGAG GCAGCCAAGAAGCTGAGTGCGGCCACGGGGCGCCACTGCCTGGCCCTGTCCCTGGACGTGCGGCAGCCCGAGACCATCACCGCCGCTGTGGAGGAGACCCTCAAGGAGTTCGGGAGAATCGACATCCTCGTGAACA ACGCCGCGGGTAACTTCCTGTGCCCGGCCAGCTCCCTGTCCTTCAACGCCTTCAAGACCGTGATGGAAATCGACACGTTGGGCACCTTCAACACCAGCAAGGTGGTCTACGAGAAGTGGCTCAAG gaTCATGGTGGCTCGGTCGTCAACATCTCTGCCACCCTGAGCTATCGAGGCCAGGCGCTGCAGGTGCATGCTGGGTCTGCCAAGGCTGCCATTG ATGCCATGACCCGACACTTGGCGGTGGAGTGGGGGCCAAGCGGCGTGCGGGTGAACAGCCTGGCCCCCGGACCCATCTCGGGCACGGAGGGTTACCGCAGACTGG GCGGTGTCTCGGCGCAGTCCAGCGGGGCGTTCCAGTCCATCCCCCTGCAGCGGGCGGGCAACAAGACGGAGATCGCCCACGGCGTGCTGTACCTGGCCAGCCGTGCCGCCTCCTACGTGACGGGAGCCAGCCTGGTGGTGGACGGGGGCAGCTGGCTCACTTCAGCCAACGGCCTCCCTGCGCTCCTTG ACTCTGCTGATCTGAATAAGGACAAGTAG
- the nme4 gene encoding nucleoside diphosphate kinase, mitochondrial produces MVLFQRYLLRNLVLQGRRHLGLPRPGKESSTPAWASDKARSPPSRSGSLGYSTSSGIAGVKERTLIAVKPDGVQRRLVGQIVQRFEQRGFRLVGLKMLKASDDLLSQHYHDLSKKPFYPNLLRYMSSGPVVVMVWEGHNVVRTSRMMVGNTNPAEAHAGTIRGDFSIHISRNVVHASDSVEGAQREIQLWFSRKELTDWDCCDHSSTYQV; encoded by the exons ATGGTGCTGTTTCAACGGTATTTACTGCGGAACCTGGTCCTGCAGGGTCGGCGGCATCTGGGTCTGCCGCGGCCGGGGAAGGAGAGCTCTACGCCGGCGTGGGCTTCCGACAAAGCCCGCTCTCCCCCGAGCAGGAGCGGCAGCCTCGGCTACAGCACCAGCTCAG GGATCGCGGGGGTGAAGGAGCGCACGCTGATCGCCGTGAAGCCCGACGGGGTGCAGCGCCGCCTGGTGGGCCAGATCGTGCAGCGCTTCGAGCAGCGGGGCTTCAGACTGGTGGGCCTTAAGATGCTGAAG GCCTCGGACGACCTGCTCTCCCAGCACTACCACGACCTCAGCAAGAAGCCTTTCTACCCCAACCTGCTGCGCTACATGAGCTCCGGCCCAGTCGTCGTGATG GTGTGGGAGGGCCATAACGTGGTGCGGACATCCCGGATGATGGTAGGGAACACTAACCCAGCAGAGGCCCACGCTGGGACGATCAGAGGAGACTTCAGTATACACATCAGCAG gaaCGTGGTCCATGCCAGCGACTCGGTGGAGGGGGCCCAGAGGGAGATCCAGCTGTGGTTCAGCCGCAAAGAGCTGACGGACTGGGACTGCTGCGACCACAGCAGCACCTACCAGgtgtag